A DNA window from Heterodontus francisci isolate sHetFra1 chromosome 49, sHetFra1.hap1, whole genome shotgun sequence contains the following coding sequences:
- the bgnb gene encoding biglycan b: MKKAIVLLPCLLAWCLASPFQQHDFLDFIDDLTGMQNDEGSADEPTGTPPTMKTDLTVPRPTVPYGYPVCPFGCQCHVRVIQCSDLGLKEVPGNIPSDTTLLDLQNNKITEIKEKDFKGLNKLYALYLVNNKISKVHPKAFQPMVTLQKLYLSKNALVEIPKNLPRSLVELRIHENRIKKVPKEAFRGMKHMNCIEMGGNPLENGGFEPGAFDGLKLNYIRISEAKLSGVPKDLPKTLHELHLDHNKIQAIELEDLIRYNNVYRLGLGFNQIRDIENGSLAFLPNLRELHLDHNNLTHVPTGLTDMKYLQVVYLHSNNISQVAVNDFCPPGFGFKKAFYHGISLFNNPVNYWDVQPAAFRCVTDRMAIQFGNYRK, translated from the exons ATGAAGAAGGCCATTGTGCTCCTGCCCTGCCTCCTGGCCTGGTGTTTGGCATCACCCTTCCAGCAGCACGACTTCCTCGACTTCATTGATGACCTCACGGGGATGCAGAACGACGAGGGCTCAGCCGATGAACCAACAGGCACACCGCCAACCATGAAGACCGATTTGACCGTGCCTCGGCCCACCGTGCCCTATGGATACCCAGTCTGCCCCTTCGGTTGCCAGTGCCACGTCCGGGTGATCCAATGCTCGGACCTCG GACTGAAGGAAGTGCCAGGAAATATCCCGAGTGACACGACTCTGCTGGATCTCCAAAACAACAAGATCACGGAGATTAAAGAGAAAGATTTTAAAGGACTGAACAAGCTCTAT GCCCTCTACTTGGTTAATAACAAGATCAGCAAGGTTCATCCAAAAGCCTTCCAGCCCATGGTTACCCTCCAGAAGCTGTACCTGTCCAAGAATGCTCTGGTGGAGATTCCCAAGAACCTGCCGCGATCTCTCGTTGAGCTCAGGATCCATGAAAACCGCATCAAAAAGGTGCCCAAGGAGGCATTCCGAGGAATGAAGCACATGAACTGCATCG AAATGGGCGGTAATCCGCTGGAAAACGGGGGCTTTGAGCCGGGCGCGTTTGACGGACTTAAACTCAACTACATTCGCATCTCGGAGGCGAAGCTGTCAGGCGTTCCCAAAG ATTTGCCCAAGACGCTTCATGAGCTTCACCTGGATCACAACAAGATTCAAGCCATCGAACTTGAAGACTTGATTCGTTACAACAACGTCTACAG ATTGGGACTCGGATTCAACCAGATCCGGGACATCGAAAATGGGAGCTTGGCATTCCTCCCGAACCTGAGAGAGCTTCATCTCGACCACAACAACCTGACCCATGTCCCCACTGGCCTCACCGACATGAAATATCTTCAG GTCGTCTACCTTCATTCCAACAACATCTCGCAGGTAGCCGTCAATGACTTTTGCCCACCTGGGTTCGGCTTCAAGAAGGCTTTCTACCATGGCATCAGCCTCTTCAACAATCCCGTCAACTACTGGGATGTGCAACCCGCTGCATTCCGCTGTGTCACTGACCGCATGGCCATTCAGTTCGGCAACTATCGGAAGTAG